The DNA region ACATGTATACACTCACATTTGTTATAACCTtcaatttgcacattgtttgaAGAAGAAAAATGCAGGGtacccacactttttgaccaattcatttctgataatttttttcccagttgttcatgattactgatatatacacacacacacacacacacacactgtatatactgtaggaATTTACCTGGAAATCtgtgatattttcaggttttccatgaccatgggaacttTGAAATTGGGCAAGATAATTCaagaaatatatgtatatttttaaatctaaTAAATCAAACAAATCAATTATGAAAACAGtagttttttttgtggattttctccccaatttggaatgcccaattcccaatgcgctctctaagtccttgtggtggcatagtgactcgcctcaatccgggtggcggaagacaaatctcagttgcttccgtgtccgagaccgtcaatctgcacatcttatcacgtggcttgttgagcgcggagacgtagcgcgtttggaggcttcacactattctccgctgcatccacgcacaactcaccacgtgccccaccgagagcgagaaccacacattatagcggccacgaggaggttaacccaacgtgactctacccaccgtagcaaccgggccaattggttgcttaggaagcctgactggagtcactcagcacgccctggattcgaacttgcgactccaggtgtggttgtcagagtcttttacttgctgagctacccaggccatccTATGAAAACAGTTGTTAGTTGCAGGCAGCCCTTATACAAACTAATTACCACTAGAGGTGACAGGTTTCTCCTTCTCTGCATCCTCAGCCACCATCTCAGCCATCATGATGAGGTCCGCCTCCAGAGGGTCATCAGGGATCTTCTCTTTGATTTCCTGAATGGTCTCAACAATGCGCTCAGCACTGTCTAGTGTAGTGGGGAAGAACAAGGGCACTGGTACctacacagagacagagacacattTACACCAAGATAGACTACAAAACTATCCTGAGCCACAGGGGCAAGTGTGCATTAGAGATGTTATTAAGAGCGTGAATCTTTGAATTGACAGCGCATCTATTCGATTAACGATTCAATGATTTTCAATTTGATTCAAAAGTGATTTTTGAATGACAAACTACCTTAGAGAGTAACTTGAAATGAAAagtattacttacatttttgaacATATAGCCTACTTGGAATTTAACAAAAAGCACAATACAAACAACATGCAATTTGTTGGAGCCAAATTCATATTTCTAATGATTTAAGGAACTGTGTATTATTTGCTGATTGATTAGGATTATAATTTAATGTgacaattataaaatgtaaaatgcattttcattttttaaaacattaatttaaattgtATTGCTATTATTGAAAGGAACATGGTTGTTATTATGGACATGCCTCCTTTTGTTGTCAGGTGAGCAGGTAGACAAACAAGCATGGCATGGTAGCCAGGGAAATGTGCAGCCATATGGTTTTTGACTGCATATCATTTGGATATGAatgactgtttgtttgtttcctttGGATCATATCATTCTTCCACATGTCTATGTCTAAAAACGGAATTAAagtgaaagttcacccaaaaatgaaaattctgtcataacttaCCGTCAtgacgttccaaacccatatggcattcttttttccatacatcacgaaaggagatattaggcagaatgttacagACGGACAGCCTAAGCCACAATTTACTGTcactgtatagaaaaaaaaaCGTGACTCAGACTGttattctgccttacatctcctttagtgttccacggaGGAACAACATACGTAACTGctgacaaaattcatttttgtgtgaacagttCCTTTAAAGGAATTAAAGATGAAGATGAGGAAGGGTAAGGAATACTAAGGAGGATGAGGAGAGTTAGAGATACACACTGGTAGCGGTAACCCCACAGGTTTTGGAGTATACTGGGAGTAGAGATGCATGGGAACTGGAACATAAATTGGCACGGGTACAGGAAGCACCATCAAGGCAGGTCCTTCTGGAGGACAAAAGAAAACAGCAGAGTGTCAACATATGCAATGCCCACTAGAAACAGCTCTGCAATAGTGCCGGTAAGTACCTGTTTGTGTATCTGCGTCACAGGCATTGGGTTTACAGGATGTGCCTTTGTTCTGGCTTAAGGGTTTACATAATAAGGCCTTGTTCTTTAGGATTCGGGGTGGCGGGACAGGAGCCTTTACAGCATCTGTCTGTGTACTGGCCTGAGAACACAACAGAAAGCAACAGctagtgtttcccattaattacctagtctgcgccacagtttcataataaaccgaaaatatttttacacttctcataataacataaaagatctctaacgttgtgttttgcgcCATTGCGTCGGCAAAGCAtgtctcactcccagtcagtcagccCTTGAATGTTTAcctgaatacttgatagcctactgctgttaaaaacttctaaagctattaaaaaaaagcactgaattttcttaatttgtatttttgttctattatttttaatctatttctatccattgctgttttttattgttattttattactgactgtttactagtcttgaataattacttgagaacttgaaacaattcttccataattaacatattagttagtgttattatttgttgtggtattaaagctggtattgagaatcatcaaatttcacaaccgacaactgaaattttggtattgtgataatgtatagccattattgtacatggtagatctttctgcaataacatgatgaaaaagtagatctcattccattgAAGTGTGaacacccctgctgtaaatgattgcgatggaggcttttctttatttgactaccatatgtaacataaaataattatcatatgacaatagcctcctcccctacccagtgcagtttacatttctgtcgcagagaattgagttgattgcataggtacactattaggttgggcattggtcataatttttagaaaaatatacaacataaactttgatatgttacttgagcatgtaacttaaatgcctctccggacaagtaactttttacactgacaagtgaatgaccaatattcttgtccggaggacaagcacatgatgCTCAAATGGCTCAAATATATGCTCTAATTGaatttgtgaactgcgttaaactccgtctcgtttatgctttgtgggtgtgactattttgccatgtcatcatcattcatatctatacaagcaatgagtttatgattaaattactactagagcacaaaattgtaaaattgtttacaagagcacaaagttcttcatagatctagcctcttaattttgctttcAAAGTGCatcagattgatgcatttaatttGAAACAGACCCCCCTAGAGGGTcagaggtccacccaccacagtctcaaaAAATCCTGTGGGTAACACTGAGCTAAATCTCATACTGTTCTAAACAAGCAGCACATCATAATATAAATAGATAATCTTCATCTAGACAACAGGAATCCGATTCTGTTTTCTATAAATGTCAGAGTTTCATATATATTTCAAAAGGAAACAACTGAAAAATAGCTGATCTCCTTAATGCAATTCACAACAGTGTTGACATTGTTTTAGACAGTGAGTGTACATACAAATGTTTCTGACCAACTTACATGTCCTATAACTTTTATAGTTGGAGCTGGAACAGAACCTAAGGAAATAAagcaacaataaacaaaacatcttaaaatgtTAAATCACAAGCCTGTTATTAAGGCATTCAGTTTAGTTCAACAAAAAGGTTTAGACTCAAAATGTTTTAAGGAAGCACTATTGACAGCATTGacaattaatttagacttgcccCTAAGTttttaggaaaaaataaaaaacactttgaCAGTTCCATACAATGGTTATCTATAGGCCAAACAACTGCTGCATAGACATCCATTGTTTGAGGGCTTGTTCCTCAGTTTGTACTCAATAGTCAAACTGACAGAAATTGTTGTATCATTTCCCTATATCCAGTACAATACAACAGTCAACTTTTCTTAAGATATCCCATGAAATTGCCTGACGAGTGCCATTTACTTTCTTGTGTTGAcctatttcctactgaaacaggaagttcagGAAAGACAAATGGACCAACTAGTCCTTTATATCTAAATAGCCAAATAACTTTTACACAAACCATTACTTGCTACCTGATTGCTCGCAATGCTCGGTCATTCCACCGATAGATTCGATAGAGCATAATCTGAATTTATCATGGAACATTCCTGCAATTTCACAGAGGTTATTTACCTTGCAGAATGGTGTTTCCCAAGAGACCTGGCTGTCCATTAGGTGCACTTGAGAGTGATATAACATTGGCAATGACCGGTGTGGCCTCTTTAGTACTCTGTGATGCACGATTGACTGTTATTTGAGGCACTGCAGGCGGTACTGGAGTCGTCCCTGAGGAAAGAATGGCATTAAAATATAAAGTGGGGAGAGGGACAAATCTCTATAGGAGGTCATATGTAAGATCTATAGGAGGACATACCCTGTGTGGGCAGAGGTTTGTTTGCAGCTTTGGTGACAGCCCCAGTAGTGCCCTGCAGACTGCAGAAGAACATCAGGCATTGCAGGCTGCAGAAGTGCTTAATCTCACCCAGCCACTTCACGGTCTCAGTCAACTTCTTGGCCTGCTTGCACATTGTGCACTTTATTTCCTGTCAGAATTGTGTAGTGGGAACGTTCACTGTAAATTGGAAGCCATGTCCATTGCATGATGTATATTCTGTATAATGtagattaattaatttttatttttgggtgaactatttctttaagcaaaatgttGCAGCATGACAATACTTCAAGGAAtatttcgcccaaaaatgaaaattctctcatcatttactaacactcaggccatcccagatgtgtatgacttttttctgcagaacataaatgaagatttttagaagaatatctctgctctgtaggtccatacaatgcaagtgaatggtggccagaaatttgaagctccaaaaagcacataaaggcagcataaaagtaattaatgactccagtggtttaatcccaGTCTTCTCTGTTGTTTAATCCATGGTCCAACTGATTTTgggcgagaacagaccaaaatgaaactcctttttcaatataaatcttgcCAGCAGTCTCCTTCGATAATGATTTCAACGATTTCTCAATTTCACTTCctggcgccatctagtgctctgcatatgcatcaagcactaggaagtgaacATGAGCTAGAAATGAAGAttttgcctagagactgcaattttggtctgttttcttacccaaaaccacttgacagaagtcatggattaaaccccaggagtcgtatggattatgtgcctttatgtgctttttgaggttcaaagttttggacaccattcacttgcattgaatggacctacaaagctgagatattcttctaaaaatcttcatttgtgttctgctgaagaaagaaagccatacacacctgggaaggcatgagggtgaggaaatgatgagagaatttttatttttgggtaaactattccttcaaacCAGGGTTACAGAGAGgccttaaaaaatatattacctGACGCATCAATAAGGTGTATTGTTGTAAGCATACATTCCCACAAAACTCCTCCTGCTTGTTAGCGAAAACACCAGTCACAACACTCTGACATGTGCCACTACAGTAGAGGCAGTTGCGACAGTGTTTCTTCCCCCAGCGCTTGACCAGGTCATGCTTATAAAGTAACTTACATCCTGTAAAGAGAAGgacaaataaattattgtgacacATAACTGTGGTTCAGGAAATTCAGTAtgaagcaatatatatatatacacacatacacataccaacaaacacacacatcataaTGTTAACATAattatgcttgtttttctcaccTTCGCTGCAGAAAGAGCGGTCAATCTTGTTTATCCTTTTCACCTCTTTCACAACTTTATCAATCTTGCAGTATTCACAGCGAGCCATGATGTTGTTGATCCTTTTGAACTCCTCAACACAAGTGCTATCACAGAAAGCGTACATCTTTCTCTGAAAGAGCAGATAAAACATGCAACCATTAGTCAACTACCCATTGTCCTGAGTAGAAAGCATATACAAACTACTGTTCAGATTATTAAACAAAGTTCCTTATTAAAGTTACCTCTTATGCAATTTataatgactgaatttaattCTGTGTTCATTTTAGTGACCACATAGGCAAACCAATTGTGGATCAGACAAATGTTCATTTTCTTCCAACATAATGGCAATTATAGGCATTCATATGGAGTTTTAGAACCTCATGATCAGAATTTTAGGAATTACTTATAATGTACAACCTTGTTAGAAACAATCccaactagggctgcacaattaattgaaaaactaGTCACAATTACGATTacggctgccacgattatgtaatcgtgaaaacagACGACTACAGCGTTCagtttaagtctgctcctgttgcgtcaatggtttctatttacaacgtgttttagcagcggttgagtattctaaccaataactaacgtgtccgttgagcaatgaaacggcaatggccaatcagagccccTTAAATTAGTCCTCCATCCtgtcagtaatgacaactgatcctaatgtgcaagttttaaaccgtctgaatgcccacatgcttgctttatgttccacctctgttcacggtggcacacgaaaattaatactgaagaaacatcacctgacactcgaaaagaagctgtagaacaagagcgaaaagcactttggaattattttggattcagtGCATATTGCACAgctcgctttgaacgtagatgttaaatacactgcaaatgagcaacacgacaaaactaaaacactCCCCTTCCAAACCAGGCATTGACgcagtgtaaataattgatttattatgctgattagacagctttgtttttaatgagagcattcgcgagagtgcagaactttgtgcagAGCGTCACTGAGCTTGTGttgaaatgcaggtctcaaacagtgtaaacctgcagtgagtgacagcagtcattgtaatgggagagtttgtcacattgctcgatttctgtgcacaatttattaaaaatgtaataacagttttgttttgtcatgttaataagtaggccagtgtgaatttgatttgtacaaaatagcgataaagtaattcagcttaactgttccaagtttgttttggaggtgtagccaatataaagaatatggcatgaatagcatatttcaggaatcaccatcattgttatcgcatctgctctaataagacccatttgtcacgcagctggtattagtagatttaacattttcatgaaTCGTACAAACTCCGatcacaaatgactgtttttaatttccaaattgcaccactgaggccaaaaatgatcaaacgatgatcttacatgaacaagatcaccattcaagatctaacgggatgaatgaTCCCgtctcgccaccaaagggcttactgaacgcagtaaCTTGGTCGATTTAAATCGGCTCTTAAtatgtttgaatattgaatatgtcatattatttactgtacgtggactaataatttaagcagtaatttagcaataatttaatttattctataccatagatatcaatttaaaatcatttttatttggcctaacattaacaaacattattacaatatttaatgtttaaaagatgcttaaaaagAAACTGGAGAGCAGCTCATATACACCATTGAAaactgctactctgaagaaccacaCGGTTGCTTGATTTGTGAcgtcacggtaatttaatattttaattgacattaataatcgcgattacaatatcaagggtaataattgacaattatgatttctgctataatcgtgcagccctaatccCAACAATTCTAACACCAGTCACTCATTGTTTTTACCCACTTTGCTGAAATGTTTCATTGATTTGTGCCTGTCTACACAAGAGTACCTTGAACTCCAGTAGCTCTGGCTTGTGGAAGAATGATTGCAGACATTGAGAGCAGGGGATCTTGGTGACTGTTTGAACCTGACCACTCGGAGCGGCAGTCTTTGTTGATGAGCTGGACTCTGCAAGAGCCGGTTTGGTGGCAGCAGGATTTGGTATAGATATGTTGTTGCTCGTAGAGGTTACCGTATTTACCTGGTTGTTCGATTTTGTCTTATTGAAGGATTCCTAGACCAAAGGAACATCTATCATGCAAATTTTTCATTTCACATCATATTTTGAATGTGAAAGACGGGGCTAAACTCTACCTGAAATGCAATTAAACAGGGGAATGAGCAGAAGTTCTGAACGGTTCCATCAGACATGGCTAGATGATACTGAGGCACTAGTTTCTGCTTGCAGCTGTCGCATTCCACTGCAGCACCTTGTTGGCAAAAAACCCACAAGGACATTCAAGTATTCTTCAATTTAAGACTTAGTGCAATATTAGTAGGTATATATTTCAATGTATGGTAGTAAACAATTAAAAGACCATTATAAATGCTATGTCTTGGTGAATGTGGTTTTGTTACCTGAAGTACTGACAGTCTGAACTTTACTCGCTGTGACACAGGAAGCAGAACAGAAAAGTTCACTGATGCCCTCTGAGTTTGGACTGTCCACCATTTCCGCAGTCGGGCGCATGGTATGACACAGTTTGCAAGTGACGGGTTTCAGACTTTTCTACAAGCGAAgaccaaattatttatttaataattacctTAGGACAGCCTTTCAATGGAAATGCTGGACAGGTCTGGCATTTTCTGAGCATCACTTTCTTCGCTTTTGCAAGGCTATTACCTTTTTGAAGTCTGCGAGGCAGTTTTGGTTGCAGAACTTCAGAAAAGTACCATCTATCTGCATAGTCGGACTCTGACTGTCTGAAGTGTAGCAGTATCCGCCACAATTCGCACAGGAGTTCAAGGTGAGCTTATTGGAGGAATGGAACTGGTTAAAACAGGTGTTGCTGCACATTTTATGGATGATGCCCATCAGGTTCACTTCGTGAGTATAAGCCTATGAGAAAGGACATTGCATTTCAGATCTGATCTATTAAAACCTCTGTTATTTTTTAGGCAGCCATGTAAAATTATACCCGAGACAACAAAACAACTAAAATGTGTTAAGaattcagtttcagtctcttccAACAGAGCGCACATAGATATTCTACTACAGCACAGACAGATAGCCACTTACCAAACCAGTCTTCTTACACACACTGCACTTGAGTTTAAGAGCACTAAGGCATGCCTGACTGCAGAAATCCTTAATAGTCCCTGATGCGTCCACTGGGGCAATGATCAAATCCTTTGGGTCAAGAATCTCTCTGCAGAGAAGTAGAGGATGTGACTGTTTCTCAAAAGATGTGAATGACAAAGTAGTCCCTCtctcattacatttaaaaaggaCTGCAAGCTCACGACTTGCAGATCATATGCACACAATACATATAAATGCACTGGAGAGAGGTAGATGTCTGTAAACTATAAACAGTATAGCAGAATCTCAACAAGTTTACACATTTCTGCCGTTGCCCAGAATATACCATCATAAGGCCCAGCCCTGGTATGATGGG from Myxocyprinus asiaticus isolate MX2 ecotype Aquarium Trade chromosome 30, UBuf_Myxa_2, whole genome shotgun sequence includes:
- the LOC127421475 gene encoding zinc finger MYM-type protein 4-like isoform X2; translation: MSASSQSAVDLNITEAIVKESDPEESLMDEHQMEQEEMEEEDLDLKLQQDINVEEGSGQEKSQTTDLGKEEETSVQGYFEHKKEAIEVEEENNDEEENNDKVDTAHCSEELVIAKVEDLRDEMPVDVDQTEDRNGNMMVNKAKHSEKRTAEGVKNETMTLPAGMQTKPVLKHTTKPEMKVAQPVQIKDEPVDEEYEKASEPQGPMENIKDEPDTAAEFNQTPEEFKISAVFSVGGNASVIAATPAKAPSVPAITLRPLAPASLMTVVCTGCKKVLVKGQTAFQRKGCSKLFCSPHCLCSTSTLVVKIPQKKTCHFCLKEILDPKDLIIAPVDASGTIKDFCSQACLSALKLKCSVCKKTGLAYTHEVNLMGIIHKMCSNTCFNQFHSSNKLTLNSCANCGGYCYTSDSQSPTMQIDGTFLKFCNQNCLADFKKKSLKPVTCKLCHTMRPTAEMVDSPNSEGISELFCSASCVTASKVQTVSTSGAAVECDSCKQKLVPQYHLAMSDGTVQNFCSFPCLIAFQESFNKTKSNNQVNTVTSTSNNISIPNPAATKPALAESSSSTKTAAPSGQVQTVTKIPCSQCLQSFFHKPELLEFKRKMYAFCDSTCVEEFKRINNIMARCEYCKIDKVVKEVKRINKIDRSFCSEGCKLLYKHDLVKRWGKKHCRNCLYCSGTCQSVVTGVFANKQEEFCGNVCLQQYTLLMRQEIKCTMCKQAKKLTETVKWLGEIKHFCSLQCLMFFCSLQGTTGAVTKAANKPLPTQGTTPVPPAVPQITVNRASQSTKEATPVIANVISLSSAPNGQPGLLGNTILQGSVPAPTIKVIGHASTQTDAVKAPVPPPRILKNKALLCKPLSQNKGTSCKPNACDADTQTEGPALMVLPVPVPIYVPVPMHLYSQYTPKPVGLPLPVPVPLFFPTTLDSAERIVETIQEIKEKIPDDPLEADLIMMAEMVAEDAEKEKPVTSSVLPGDLTEDLDFEALSSHLTWEEEDSVSSAQTWDQTLEFEKPTSKYVTLTPTPSEEPQMDLETDLPIESIELFRQSAQQELERTHSVKQRTRKRGRVSFQEKKRVRKRAERGAATSASDTIANLSKLQHEYGINAWKGWVRWRNAQPNMETPKFGSRNMTLKEDLLKCSTAELSFGLCKFISEVHRPNGEKYSPDSIFYLCLGIQKYLFENDRMENIFADIFYSKFCQDMTNMLKGWKPAIMPSAMHENQHLLQRKGRTNQLQFSMQMLL